A single window of Streptomyces sp. NBC_00464 DNA harbors:
- a CDS encoding ATP-binding protein, with product MKIAFVGKGGSGKTTLSSLFIRHLAANEAHVVAVDADINQHLGAALGLDEKDAASLPAMGAQLPLIKEYLRGSNPRIASAETMIKTTPPGEGSRLLRVCEDNPVYDACARTVGLDDGDIRLMVTGPFTESDLGVACYHSKVGAVELCLNHLVDGPEEYVVVDMTAGSDSFASGMFTRFDMTFLVAEPTRKGVSVYRQYKEYAQDFGVALKVVGNKVQGEDDLDFLRAEVGDDLLVTIGHSDWVRAMEKGRPARFELLEADNRMALQFLQNAAEDSYGQRDWERYTRQMVHFHLKNAESWGNAKTGADLAAQIDPAFVLDERYARAGAAQPA from the coding sequence ATGAAGATCGCTTTCGTAGGGAAGGGCGGCAGCGGCAAGACCACGCTGTCCTCGCTCTTCATCCGCCACCTTGCCGCCAATGAAGCTCACGTCGTCGCGGTGGACGCCGACATCAACCAGCATCTCGGGGCCGCACTCGGCCTCGACGAGAAGGACGCAGCATCCCTGCCCGCCATGGGGGCGCAGCTGCCACTGATCAAGGAGTATCTGCGGGGCAGCAATCCTCGCATCGCTTCGGCCGAGACGATGATCAAGACAACGCCGCCGGGCGAGGGCTCTCGGCTACTACGGGTGTGCGAGGACAACCCCGTCTACGACGCCTGCGCCCGCACAGTCGGGCTCGACGACGGGGATATCCGGCTGATGGTCACGGGGCCGTTCACCGAATCCGATCTGGGGGTGGCCTGCTACCACTCCAAGGTCGGCGCGGTCGAGCTCTGCCTCAACCACCTCGTCGACGGCCCCGAGGAGTACGTCGTGGTCGACATGACCGCCGGTTCGGACTCCTTCGCCTCCGGCATGTTCACCCGTTTCGACATGACGTTTCTGGTCGCCGAGCCAACCCGCAAGGGCGTCTCCGTCTACCGCCAGTACAAGGAGTACGCACAGGACTTCGGCGTGGCGCTGAAGGTTGTCGGCAACAAGGTGCAAGGGGAGGACGACCTCGACTTCCTGCGCGCCGAGGTCGGTGACGATCTGCTGGTCACCATCGGACACTCCGACTGGGTGCGGGCCATGGAGAAGGGACGCCCTGCCCGCTTCGAGCTGCTGGAGGCGGACAACCGGATGGCGCTCCAGTTCCTTCAGAACGCCGCGGAGGACTCGTACGGACAGCGGGACTGGGAGCGCTACACGCGGCAGATGGTGCACTTCCATCTGAAGAACGCGGAGAGCTGGGGCAACGCGAAGACGGGAGCCGACCTGGCTGCCCAGATCGACCCCGCCTTCGTACTCGACGAGCGGTACGCGCGAGCCGGGGCCGCCCAGCCCGCCTGA
- a CDS encoding oxidoreductase, which translates to MSTTSSDPLAALGALPGVPDAVDSVRKAVDRVYGHRVMRRRSNEVTAEAALRGARGSAALSGADWNLEEVRRRTDFSGDGEAHVIGAALRLTAEAGQLLSIWRQSPLRVLARLHLVAAGGAAPEDAVGRPRLAGEPVDEPLIEAPLPDADEVAGRLEGLSGLILSGSAAPALVTAAIVHGELLALRPFGSYNGLVARTAERIVLIGSGLDPKSICPAEVGHAEQGRAAYVAAFEAYLSGTPDGMAAWIAHCGRAAELGVRESTAVCEALQRGAA; encoded by the coding sequence ATGAGTACGACTTCCTCGGACCCGCTCGCCGCCCTGGGCGCCCTGCCAGGTGTGCCAGATGCGGTGGACTCCGTACGCAAGGCCGTCGACCGGGTCTATGGACACCGCGTCATGCGACGTCGCAGTAATGAGGTGACCGCCGAGGCGGCCCTCCGGGGTGCCCGCGGGTCGGCTGCGCTCTCCGGTGCTGACTGGAATCTTGAGGAGGTCCGCCGCCGCACCGACTTCAGCGGTGACGGTGAGGCGCACGTGATCGGGGCGGCGCTGCGATTGACGGCCGAGGCGGGTCAACTGCTCTCCATCTGGCGCCAGTCGCCCCTGCGAGTCCTCGCGCGACTTCACCTGGTGGCCGCCGGCGGCGCGGCACCCGAGGACGCGGTCGGACGGCCCCGGCTGGCGGGCGAGCCGGTGGACGAGCCGCTGATCGAGGCGCCCCTGCCGGACGCCGATGAGGTCGCGGGGCGACTTGAGGGGCTCAGTGGGCTCATTCTTTCGGGGAGTGCCGCTCCTGCCCTGGTGACGGCTGCCATCGTGCACGGCGAGTTGCTGGCTCTGCGCCCCTTCGGTTCGTACAACGGCCTGGTTGCGCGCACCGCTGAACGGATCGTGCTGATCGGAAGCGGGCTCGACCCCAAGTCGATTTGCCCGGCCGAGGTCGGCCATGCCGAACAGGGGCGGGCTGCTTACGTCGCTGCCTTTGAGGCGTATCTGTCGGGGACGCCGGATGGGATGGCCGCCTGGATCGCGCACTGCGGGCGGGCGGCGGAACTGGGCGTCAGGGAGTCGACGGCGGTATGTGAGGCGCTTCAGCGCGGAGCGGCGTAG
- a CDS encoding HAD family hydrolase, with protein MLCLVENRFLPRTAAFFDLDKTVIAKSSTLTFSKSFYQGGLINRRAVLRTAYAQFVFLAGGADHDQMERMREYLSSLCKGWNVQQVKEIVAETLHDLIDPIIYDEAATLIEEHHTAGRDVVIVSTSGAEVVEPIGELLGADRVVATRMVVGDDGCFTGEVEYYAYGPTKAEAIRALAVSEGYDLTRCYAYSDSATDVPMLESVGHPHAVNPDRALRREATLREWPILVFNRPVRLKQRLPALSMPPRPALMAAAAVGAAALTAGLVWYTARRRASMTSA; from the coding sequence ATGCTCTGCCTTGTGGAAAACCGCTTCTTGCCGCGCACGGCCGCCTTCTTTGACCTGGACAAGACGGTCATTGCGAAGTCATCGACGCTGACCTTCAGCAAGTCCTTCTACCAAGGCGGACTGATCAACCGCCGAGCCGTACTGCGCACCGCGTACGCACAGTTCGTGTTCCTTGCCGGGGGCGCAGATCACGACCAGATGGAGCGGATGCGTGAATATCTCTCATCGCTCTGCAAGGGCTGGAACGTGCAGCAGGTGAAGGAAATCGTCGCCGAGACCCTGCATGACCTGATCGACCCGATCATCTACGACGAAGCCGCGACACTCATCGAGGAGCATCACACCGCCGGCCGCGATGTGGTGATCGTGTCGACCTCGGGCGCCGAAGTCGTGGAACCGATCGGTGAGCTGTTGGGCGCCGACCGCGTCGTCGCCACCCGAATGGTCGTCGGCGATGACGGATGCTTCACCGGAGAGGTGGAGTACTACGCCTACGGACCGACGAAGGCCGAGGCCATCAGGGCTCTTGCCGTGTCCGAGGGCTACGACCTCACCCGCTGCTACGCATACAGCGATTCAGCCACCGATGTGCCGATGCTGGAATCCGTCGGCCATCCGCACGCGGTCAACCCGGACCGCGCACTGCGACGCGAGGCGACTCTGCGTGAATGGCCGATTCTCGTCTTCAACCGACCGGTCCGACTCAAGCAACGCCTGCCCGCACTCTCGATGCCACCGCGGCCGGCACTCATGGCCGCTGCGGCCGTGGGAGCCGCAGCCCTCACAGCCGGACTCGTCTGGTACACCGCCCGCCGTCGCGCCTCCATGACGTCGGCGTAA